CGTATCATCATCGCGCGTCAGCTCATCGCCCGTAACCCCATTTAGGAGACCGCAATGCTACCGCTGTCAGGCGTGCGTGTGCTCGCCGTCGAACAATATGGCGCGGGCCCCTGGGGCACGCAGTACATGGCCGATCTCGGCGCCGAGGTCATCAAGATAGAGAACCCGAAGGATGGCGGCGACATGAGCCGCAGCGTCGGGCCGTTCTTTATCGATGACGGCGAAAGCAGCTCCGGCAGCCTGTTCTTCCAGAGCATCAACCGCAACAAGCGCAGCCTGACGCTCGATCTCGGCAGCCCGGAAGGACAGGCCGTGCTGCACGACTTCGTGCCGACCGCCGATGTCGTGGCCTGCAACCTGCGCGGCGACGTTCCGGAAAAACTGGGCCTTACATACGAAACGCTGGGCAGGATCAATCCTCGGATCGTCTGCGCCTTTCTGACCGCCTATGGCCGCGAAGGACCGCGCCAGAAATGGCCCGGTTACGATTACCTGATGCAGGCCGAAGCCGGCTATTTCTCGCTCACCGGCGAACCTGAAGGCAACCCGACGCGCATGGGCCTGTCCATCGTCGACCTGATGACCGGGCTTGGCATGGCCTATACGGCCGTTTCCGCCGTCCTGGCCGCGCGGATGACCGGCGTGGGACGGAATGTCGACGTGAACCTGTTCGATCTGGCGATGACCAACCTGTCCTATCCCGGCACATGGTACCTGAACACCGGCCACAACCAGGGCCGCGAACCGCGATCCGGGCACCCGGCCTTGACGCCCTGCGCCCAGTACAGGACCAGGGACGGCTGGGTCTTCCTGATGTGCAACAAGGAAAAATTCTGGCCGGCGCTGTGCAACGCCATCGGCCGACCCGAATGGGCGAGCGATCCACGTTACCTGACCTTCAAGGACCGGCTGGCGCGGCGGCCGGAAATCCAGGACATGCTGGACGAGCAGCTTTCGACGAAGACAACCGCGGAATGGCTTGAAATCTTCGCCGGGACGGTCCCCGCGGCGCCGATCCTCGACGTGGCGCAGGCGCTGGACAATCCCTATGTCACCGGGAACGGCAAGATACAGACATTGCAGCATCAGAACGGCAGCGCGTTCCGGATGCTGGACGCGCCGTTTCATACGGGCGAGCCGACGCCGAACCGGCCCGGTCCCGAACTGGGGCAGGATACGGACGATCTGCTGGAAGAACTGGGCTACGACGCGGCCCGGATCGCAAAATTGAAGGACGCCAAAATCGTCTGAACTGCGTCGCGCTTACAGCGTGGCCAGAAAGGCCCGCACCTCGGCATTCACCGCGTCGGGAAATTCCCAGAACGGGAAGCCGCCGCCTTCTGCGACGGTTACACGGCGGCAGTCGGACAGCAGAGCCGAAATCTCGTCAGCGGACTGCAGGAAATCGGGCAGGTCGTACTCGCCATTCATGATCAGCACCGGCTTCCGGAATTGCCGCAGGTCATCGTCCGGTGGCGTAATCGGGCCGATAAGGCCCGTATCAAGCCAGGGTGCGCCTTCGAATTCGTCAATGATTGCGCGCTGCTCGGCGGCGCGGCATTCCACGGGCCGATCCCGCATGACAGCAAACCAGCCGGACTCGTTCCACCAGAGTTTTCTCGCGGCCGGCATGCCTTCTTGCCGGGCGGTATCGGCGACCCGCGCCAGAATCTGCGCCACGCCTGGCATTGGCCGCCCCGGAAAGACCGGTCCTTCCAGAATGAGGGCGGTAAACCGCTCGGATTCGCGGCAGGCCAGCAGCAGTCCCGCCGCCGCGCCGAGATGCGTGCCCCAAAACGCCGCATGAAGGATACCCGCTTCGTCCATCGCACCGGCGATGCTCGCCGCATATGCCTCGACCCCGAAAGGGCCCGGCACGGCGGAAGACAGCCCGTGGCCGGGCAGGTCGATCAGCAACAGCCGGTGCGTCTTGCGGAACTCCGGAAGCTGGGCCGAGAACGCGCGCCGGTTCTGCGAGATTCCGTGCACCATGACCAGCCACGGCGAACCCGGACCTGTATCATCGATGAGTTCATACAGCGCGGCCGGCATTGAGCTTTCCTGTCTCAATCGGCGGTGGCGAGAAATTCCTTGAAGCGACGCGCCACCGCATCGGGCGAAACAGTCGGGCGGCCGAGCTTTTCCAGGCTGCCTGGCTGGATCCGGATATGCACCATATGCGGGCCATCGCTGGCATAGGCCGCCTTGAGCGCCTTCTCGAAGCCATCCAGATCGTCCGCAGAGGCAGCGCTGGCGTAGCCGCAGGCCAGCGCGATCCTGGCGAAATCCACGCCGCCGGACACGGTCGCCTGGCCGCCTGTGGAATCATGTACGCCGTTGTCGACCAGCACGTGGATCAGGTTATTCGGCCCCTGCGCGCCGATGGTCGCCATATTGCCCATCTTCATCAGCGCGGCGCCATCGCCATCGATCACGACAATCGGCCGGTCGACATTGACCGCGATCCCCAGCCCCATCGCGCTGGCGCTGCCCATGGAACCGACCTGATAGATATGCTGCCTGCGGTCATCGATGGTGAACAGCTCGCGGCCGCTCTTGCCGGTGGTACAGACGATCCCCGCATTGTCCGGCGTCACCTTCAGCAATCGCTCCAGCGTGTTGTAGCGGGTCGGGCGACCGCCGCCTGTCGTGAAGTCGCTGAGATTGCCGCCGGGAGTCGCCAGGGCCGGCGTTTCCTCCAGCCCCTCGGACGCCACAGATCCGTTCGCCATGATGAACGCATAGGGCAGTTCCGCCGAATCCATATGCGCGAAGGCGCGCTCCAGCGCCGGTGCGATATCCGCTTCCTCGCTGGGGAAGGGTTCGTTCGGTACGCCGATATCGTTCAGCAGGACATCGGTGATCTGCCCCATCAGCACATGCTGCGGCTCGTCCTTCAGCCCCGGCTGGCCGCGCCAGGTGACGATCATCAGCGTCGGAATTCTGAACGGATGGTTCAGCGAGGTTAGCGGGTTGATGGCGTTGCCGAGCCCCGAATTCTGGCAGATCAGCACGGTCTTGCGGCCCGCCAGCCAGGCGCCGGCGGCAATCGCGGTCGCCTCGCCCTCGCTTGCCGCCGGGACATAGCGGATATCCTTGCGGGTGATGACCCGGTTGATCACCGGCGTCAGGAACGAGCACGGCACGCCCGTGTAGAAGTCGTACCCGGCGGCCAGCGCCCGGTCCAGAAACGCATCGGCCCTGATCATACGATATTCCTCGCCCGGGCGAGGTCCAGCGCGTCGTCAATATCGAGCCACTGGCCGGTGATATACTGCACCCGGACATTGTGACCCGCCGCAACCAGCCGGTTCAGCAGGACCGGTACGTCGCCCTTTTCCAGGCTGCCATCGGATTCCATGGCTTCCAGCTCCGCGGCGACCGCCCTCGCGCCCGCTTCGCTCAGTTTCAGCAGGCCGACCCATTCGCCGGTCGCGGATTCGGTGCTGGCATCGCGCCCGGCCTCCACCAGGCTGACCGGCGCGTCGTCCAGATAGTCGGTGGAAAACGCCCGGTCGCCGACCACGAGGTCGCGGACGAGGCCCGCTTCGGACTGCTCGCGATCCCGCCACAGCGCGTCGGCAACGATGACGATATCGCCTTCCGCCTTGAGCAGCGCATCGAGCATGTAGTCGCGAAACAGGATATCGCCGTAGGAGACCAGCGTCGGCTGGTTCAGCGCCTTGCGGGCGCAGTTCAGCGAATAGAGTTCGCCCGTTACTTCGTAGCGGTCATTGTCGACGGTCGCCACCGAGACCAGGTCGATCGCTTCCTTCCGGTAGCCGCGCACGATCGTGACATCGCGGATACCGGCGCCGTTCAGCATCGCCAGTTGGCGGCGCAGCACGGGCTGGCCGCGTACATCGACCATGCATTTCGGCCGGTCGTCGGTCAGGCTGCCCAGCCGCTTGCCGCGCGACGCCGCCAGCACGACCGCGCCGTAACCCGCGCCCCGCTTTGGCAGATATCGGGATTCCGCCGCCGCCAGTTCGTCATTCCCGGTGATCTTGAAGACCTCGCCCACGGTCGGGATGGTATCCTCCACATCGGCCAGGGTTTCGGTGCGGAAAATCGTTTCGCTGATATTCCGCATCGCCTGCATCGCCGCGCGCATATTGTGGTTCGCCCAGATCACCAGCGAAATATCATGGTCTCGGAACTGCCGGGTCGGCGTCGCGTAATACATGGTCGGCACGATCACCACCGGACAGCGGTTACCCCATTCCCTGCAGAAGGCGAAAATTTCATCCGGCTCCGCGATCTTGGAATGAATCAGCACGGCATCGGCGCCAGCGGCATGATAGGCCTCGCCGCGGCGCAGCGCCTCATCCACCCCCCAGCCGGCGATCAGCGCCTCGATCCGGGCGATGACGCAGAAATCATCGTCGAGCTGGCTGTCCTTGCCCGCCTTGATCTTGCCGCAGAATTCGTCGATATCGGCCAGCGGCTGCGCCCGACCGATAAAGCTGTTGGTCTTGGGAAACAGCTTGTCCTCGATACAGACGGCGGCGATGCCGCGCTGGGACAGCTTGGTCACCAGCCGGCGCATGTTGTTGAAATTGCCGTATCCCGTATCGCCATCGACCAGGATGGGGATCGATGTCGCGTCGGACATGAACTCCAGCACTTCCAGGACCTGGGTCCAGGATGCCTCATTGTTGTCGCGCACGCCCAGCGCCGCCGAAATACTGAGCCCCGAGGCCCAGACACCCTTGAACCCGACCTCTTCCACGATACGTGCCGACAGGCCGTTATGCGCCTCCATGATAAAGGCCATCTCCGGATCGGTGAGGAGCTGGCGGAAACGGCCGGTTTTGGATTGCGGCGTCTGTACGGACGGAACAATTCGAACAGTATTTGCAGTCATGGTCCTAAATCTGCTTTCCTAGGCTGCCGGAAAAGCATCTGATCGGAAGATCTCCCCCGGCGGTGTTACAAACTTATGACAATAGATACGCGATACCGGAGAAAATAAAAATGGCACTTTCACATCTCAAGGTTCTGGACCTCACCTCAAACCTTTCCGGACCGTATTGCGCCATGATTCTGGCGGACCAGGGCGCCGATGTGATCAAGATAGAGCGCCCCGAAGTCGGCGACGACATGCGGCTGACGCCCCCCTTCATTGGTGGCGAAAGCGCCCCCTTCATGCTGGCGAACAGGAACAAGCGCAGCGTCATTATCGACCTGAAAACCGCAGCGGGGCTGGCGGATTTCAAGCGCCTGGCAGAAGATGCGGATGTTCTGATCGAAAACTTCAAACCCGGCACGGCGGAACGGATCGGCATCGGTTACGAGACAATGCATGCCCTGAATCCGCGCCTGATCTATTGCTCGATTTCCGGCTTCGGGCAGACCGGCCCCTATGCGAAGCGCGGTGGCTTCGACCTGATCAGCCAGGCGATGACCGGCCTTGCGGCGATATGCGGTGACGAGGACGGCCCGCCGCACCGGCTGCCGATTCCCATTACCGACCTGTGCGGCGGCATGAATGGCGCAATCGGCGTACTGACCGCCCTGGTCGCGCGGGAAAAAACCGGAGCGGGGCAGCAGGTCGATATCTCCCTGTTCGAAGCGGGAATTTCGCTTGGCTTCTACGAGGCGGCGTCCTATTTCGCCACGGGGCAGGCGCCGGAGAAACTGGGCCAGCGTCATCGCGGCAGTGCCCCCTACCAGATATTCCCGACCGCCGACGGCCATATCGCTATCGGCGCCGCGGCGCAGCGCTTCTGGAGCCTGACATGCGAGGTGCTGGGATGTGCGGAACTGATCGATGACCCGCGTTTTGTCACCAAGGCGGACCGGGTGGCGAACAACAAGGCACTGGTTGCCATCCTTGAAGACAGGCTCGTCACGAAGACGACGATGGAATGGTTCCGGTTGCTTGACGCCAGGGGCATCCCCGCCGGCCCTGTCATGAACCATGCGGAACTCTTCGCCGACCCGCAGACGGAAGCGCGCGACATGATCGTCACCGTGGATCACCCGGCAGCGGGCGCGACCCGGATATTGGGCACGCCCATCAAACTGTCGAAGACCCCGGGCGGCATAAAGCGGCCGGCCCCCAGGCATGGCGAACATACGGACGAGATCCTTGGCAATGCGCCGTCAACCGTGGCAGCGGAGTAGATCAGATCGTGTTTTCTTGGAATCGCCTATGGCGATCCAACAATCCCGTGAATTTGATCTATTTTGTTGAAAATAGAGCACATCAGGACTGAATAGAACCTGTTGTGGTTCTATTCAGTCCTGATGTGCTCTAACAGGCTTCACACCGACCAGCGCGTCGCGCAATTCGGCAATCCTGTATGGCTTCTCCAGGAATCCGATTTCCAGGCCCTTGGCAATACCCAGCGTCTCCGCCATTTTTGCATAGCGCTTGTTGTATCCGGAGGCGACAAGAATGCGGGCGCTGCATTCCCTGTCCACCAGCCAGGCAACGAGTTCGATTCCATCGATATCCGGCATCACGATATCGAGGACAATCGCCGTCGGATTGAAATCGTCGAATACCGCCATGAATTCCTCGCCATGCGTCGTTACCTTCACGTCATACCCGAGGCCTACCGCTGTACGGCGAACTATTTCGCCAAGTGCCGGCTGATCGTCGACAATAAGCAATCGCTTGTCGGACATGTGCGCACCCCTCACACAGCGTCATTTATGTTCAGGCATGACTTTCATCCAGAGCGGGCATCGAAAGCCAGCTTGTAACCCTGAGAGAAAGTATACTCTTTTTCGCGGCACATTGCGATAGGCGCATGAACAAGACACGCCAATTCGATACGCGAATTCAATCAAATAGATTGGTTCCGGAAAGGGTCCGATCCCTGCGCAACTTCCGGCGCATCATGACGCCCGAATAGCGAACTCGGGCCTATCGTCTTTTGTTTCTCGCGGTGCTTGAGCCATAGGCCAGGGCTACAAAAAATATCAGCACCGCGCCGCAAACCAGCGACAGGTATATTACTTCGCCGTCCGTCATCGCATCGCCTCCCTCGTTAGACGGATAACATGCAATGGAAGCCTCGTTAACGCTTTGATCTATATCAAAACCTTGCCACGGCAAGGTTCAGATCAGAGCGGCCGAATATTGGTCCCGGAGTCGTCGCTGTCCTTCTGGTCATCTTCCACCTGGAATTCACCGTCATCGCCCGGATTCTCCGGCACCGTGGCATGCAGGATTTCGGCTTCCCGCTTCAAGCGCGTATAGGAGCGAACTGAATACGGAAACGTTCCAAGATATACCACGGCAACACCCGTCAAAACGATCCAGGGAAATGCGGCAAGCCCCGCCAGGGTCAGGCCGACGGCGACGAGAAACGGCAGGACGTAACGCTGGGGCACCTTGATCCGCTTGAACGAATATGACGGCATCCGGCTGACCATCAGCGCCGCCATGATCGCCACCCAGGTTCCGGTAACGAGCGGATGCATCGTCCAATCCGCATTGAAACCGAGCGCGATCACGAGCGGCAACAGCGACATCAACGCACCCGCGGGCGCCGGGACTCCGGTGAAATAATTGAAGGCGTAGGGCGGCATCTTGTCGTGCATGCTGTTGAACCGGGCAAGCCGCAATGCGCAACAGACGATATAGAACAGGATGATGGCCCAACCGACGCCGCCCGCGTCCTGCAGGGTCCAGAAATAGAGGATAATGGCAGGTGAGACACCGAAACTGACGATATCGGAAAGTGAATCGAGTTCCGCGCCGAATTCGCTGGATGCCCTCAATATCCGGGCCATTCTGCCATCAAGCGCATCGAGAATCGCCGCGACGATGATCGCCGTCACCGCGTAGTCCCAACGGCCCTCAATGGCAAACCGGATACCGGTCAGACCGCAGCATGCGGCGGAAACCGTAATGATGTTCGGAATCAGCTTGCCGACGGACAGTCCCCTGAGCCGGCGTCGCTGGGCATGGTGATTACGCGAACGCAGCATCAGCGCATCTCCCCTTCCCGCCTCGTTTCACCGGCCGCCAAATCGGCCAGTACTGTTTCGCCGGCCACGCAGGTCTGTCCGACGCACACCAGTGGCGCGACGCCTTCCGGCAGATAGACGTCCAACCGGCTGCCAAACCGGATCATGCCAAACCGTTCCCCGGTCCGGACCTGCTGGTCAATGGACAGATTACAGAGAATCCGCCGCGCGACGAGGCCGGCAATCTGAACAAATGCAATGGTCTGTCCATCCAGCGTTACCATCCGGACAGCCTGCCGTTCATTGTCCACACTCGCCTTGTCCAGCGACGCATTCAGGAACTTGCCTGGCCGGTAGGACAGTTTGTCAATGACCCCGTCAATGGGAATTCGGTTAACATGTACATTGAAGACGTTCATGAAGACACTGACACGGGTCAGCGGCGTTTCGCCCATATCCAGTTCTTCCGGCGGTGACACGCGTTCTATCATCTGAACGAGTCCGTCGGCCGCACTGACCACCAGCCCTGGCCGGACGGGCGTCATCCGGTCCGGATCGCGAAAGAAATACACGCACCACACGGTGAGCAGAATGCCCGGGACAAAGAGCGGGGCCCATATCCAGCCAAGCACCAGTGCAATAGCCGCAAATATCGCAATAAAAGGCCAGCCTTCGCGATGAATTGGTACCAGAACCGGCTTCAATACTTCATACATACAAATCTCGCCGCCATTTCAGTGGCCGGCCCGCAATCCACCATTAGCGTGGCGGGACCCGGTAACAATTGTTTATAGCACACCAGGTTTGAATGAAACCGCCACAGGTTTCATTCAAACCTGGTGTGCTATGTCTTCAACAAGACAGATCAGATCCACATGGCCGTTGGATCGCCAACGGCGATGCCAACCAACCATGATCTGATCTAGCGTTCCTGCCCATATAATGCCAGTAACGCCCGATTACAAAGGTTCGCGACCGCCATGATTCCCGTTCACCGCGGAAAACGTACAGAGGCGTGTCGACATGATGTAGATGCTCGATGCAACCGGTTCCGGCACCCAACCGTGCGACCGTTTTCCCCGAAGCGGCGAAGGGAACTGATCACCGGCACCGGACAAAGTCGCCCGTGACGGCACAGTCGTTCATCGCCGGCATCGCAACCGTGCGCGCGAATACCGGTCCTGACTCGACCTCATACACATAACGCAACAGTCGGCAGGATCAATTCGGGTCCGGTAGTGAAAACAATTGTCCGGGATAGATCAGGTCCGGATCAACGATCTTTGAGCGGTTGGCGTCGTAAATTTCCGTGTACCGGACGCCGGCGCCCAGCGTACGCCGCGCAATGCGCCACAAGCTGTTGCCCGGTTGCACCACGACTATTCCATTTGCCGCATCGGCGGTAGTATGCGGCTCTGCGCGCGAGAACGGCATTTCGACGCGCGCAACAACCTTGTTGTCGGAAAGGCCGTCAACCCGAAGCGTATGGACCCCGACGCCGATATTTCCTTCCGGTTTGACCTGCCAGTTTCCATCGGGAGAAACCAGTACAGCCTGCGCGGCGGGATTGTTGTTGACATACACCTGGACGCTGGTTCCGGGCGTCGCCTTGCCCCCTATACTGACATTGCCCTTGTCGTCGTAATCGATCACGTCGATGGATAATGCCTTGTCGCCCAGGCCTTGCGCTTCGGACGGTTTCTGTAAAATGCGACTGGGCGCGTTGCCCTCCCGGGCCACCAGCACGGCGAGAACGCCTTCGGATTTCTTCTCGGTGCCGTCCTGCGGCATCGACGCGGATACCGGCGCCTTCGCCAGATTCCGGTCCGGCACCATCAGGACGACTACGGATTCCGAGCGCGATTCCGTTCCGTCCTTGCCGATCAGCGAAAGGCCGATTTCACGCTGTCCCGGCGGCAAGGGTTCACCCGGCAGATATACCCATTCGCCCCGGCTGTCCGCTATCGCGGTACCCGTCCGCTTGTCGCCGTCGTAAATACCAACCTCCGCCCCTACCGGTGCACGCCCCGCGATCAGGGCGTCACCTTCCGGGTTGACCCGAACGACATCGAATACCGGCATGGAAACGCCGGCGGGACTGTCAGGCTTTTCCCGCCGAGGCTGGGCCGCGCTGGCATTCCGTGATTTCCCGTCGGCCGTCGGCGTTTCCGCCGCGGGCGTCTTCTCCGGATGAGCCCGGTCAGTCCCGAAAGCCGCAACGGGCGGGGGTACGGGAACCGGTATTCCGGTGCCGCGTGCGTTACGGCTTGCCCGGGAATCCTCAGCGGAACCTTCCACAGCCAGTTTCGATTCGAGGAAATGGTCCTCGGTCTGCCAGTAGGTCAATACGATAGCGCCGGCTGCGACCAAGCATCCCAGAATACCGATATAAAGATATCGTTTCACAGCACCTCAAATATTTTATCAGCAGGCGTTTTCATGCCGCTCGTTTTGCAAAACACGCTACACCGAGTCCATCCATAACAGCCAGCGCAATAAAACGACCCCTGGTCACCGGGCGTTGTCAGAGGCTCCCGGATGCCGGTAAGGATTTCAAAAATATCGCCACCGCCTCGCGGTCCTCCGGCGTCATCTTGCTGGTACTGTTTTCGATCACTTCCACCATGGCGCCGCCGGCGAAATCGCCATCGGGCAGGATACCCATCTCCAGGTACGACTTGATATCGCCCGTGCTCCACGCACCGATGCCATTCTCCGGATCCGGCGTGATGTCCGGAATCCGCTTGCCGTCCGGTCCGTTCGGATTTCCCGCCAGTTCCCGTTCGTTATCCGACCCGCCGAGGAAGTTTCGCGGGGTATGACACTCACCGCAATGCGAAACGGCGCGAACCAGATATGCCCCTCTGTTCCACTGCGCCGAACGGGTGGTATCGACCGGCTTTTCGCCCGCCTCAAAGTAAAGCCATCGCCACGGCCAGACAAGCGCCCGGATATTGAACGGAAAATTCAGGTCATGGCCGGGGGCGGCCTCGGCCACGACCGGTACGGTTTTCAGAAACGCCCAGAGATCGCGCAAATCCGCCTCCGCCATGCCGGTGTATGAAGGATAGGGGAAAGCGGGAAAATAGATTATCCCGTCCGGTCCTTTCCCTTCGAGCATGGCGCGGGAAAAATCCTCGTAAGACCATCCGCCGATGCCGTATTGCGGGTCCGGCGTGATATTCGGCGGATAGAAGGCGCCGAACGGCGTATCGAGCCGCCGGCCACCCGACAGCAATTCTCCCTTGGGTTCGACGCTGGTATGGCAACCGGCGCATCCGGCAACATGGAAAAGATACTCCCCACGCGTCTCGGCAGGCGAAACCGCCCCGTGCCCGTGTCGTGGCAGCGCGAAAATCACGAACACTGCCAACGCAATGCATGACCGGGGAGCCAATGGATATTTACGCAAGATACCGGGCATTCACGAATATCCCTTCCATTTTACGTTTTCATCTTATCTGTTTCTTTGGAAAAATGCCATCCTTGCCGTCCTTTACTCTCAAGGACCTGTCTTCAACGCCTGTTCGATCAGTCAATCGCGTCAGCCCGGAAACTTACGCTTTAACAATACTTCATATTCAGGATGCAAGTTAATCTTGCACAGGGCCGGCAAGTCGCCTAATCGGTCCTGGTCCAGGTTGCGGACATGCGACAGGAAAGCGGGGTAATTAATGACCGGCGTCAAGACG
This window of the Alphaproteobacteria bacterium genome carries:
- a CDS encoding response regulator is translated as MSDKRLLIVDDQPALGEIVRRTAVGLGYDVKVTTHGEEFMAVFDDFNPTAIVLDIVMPDIDGIELVAWLVDRECSARILVASGYNKRYAKMAETLGIAKGLEIGFLEKPYRIAELRDALVGVKPVRAHQD
- the aepY gene encoding phosphonopyruvate decarboxylase; this translates as MIRADAFLDRALAAGYDFYTGVPCSFLTPVINRVITRKDIRYVPAASEGEATAIAAGAWLAGRKTVLICQNSGLGNAINPLTSLNHPFRIPTLMIVTWRGQPGLKDEPQHVLMGQITDVLLNDIGVPNEPFPSEEADIAPALERAFAHMDSAELPYAFIMANGSVASEGLEETPALATPGGNLSDFTTGGGRPTRYNTLERLLKVTPDNAGIVCTTGKSGRELFTIDDRRQHIYQVGSMGSASAMGLGIAVNVDRPIVVIDGDGAALMKMGNMATIGAQGPNNLIHVLVDNGVHDSTGGQATVSGGVDFARIALACGYASAASADDLDGFEKALKAAYASDGPHMVHIRIQPGSLEKLGRPTVSPDAVARRFKEFLATAD
- a CDS encoding cytochrome c, translating into MIFALPRHGHGAVSPAETRGEYLFHVAGCAGCHTSVEPKGELLSGGRRLDTPFGAFYPPNITPDPQYGIGGWSYEDFSRAMLEGKGPDGIIYFPAFPYPSYTGMAEADLRDLWAFLKTVPVVAEAAPGHDLNFPFNIRALVWPWRWLYFEAGEKPVDTTRSAQWNRGAYLVRAVSHCGECHTPRNFLGGSDNERELAGNPNGPDGKRIPDITPDPENGIGAWSTGDIKSYLEMGILPDGDFAGGAMVEVIENSTSKMTPEDREAVAIFLKSLPASGSL
- the aepX gene encoding phosphoenolpyruvate mutase, which encodes MTANTVRIVPSVQTPQSKTGRFRQLLTDPEMAFIMEAHNGLSARIVEEVGFKGVWASGLSISAALGVRDNNEASWTQVLEVLEFMSDATSIPILVDGDTGYGNFNNMRRLVTKLSQRGIAAVCIEDKLFPKTNSFIGRAQPLADIDEFCGKIKAGKDSQLDDDFCVIARIEALIAGWGVDEALRRGEAYHAAGADAVLIHSKIAEPDEIFAFCREWGNRCPVVIVPTMYYATPTRQFRDHDISLVIWANHNMRAAMQAMRNISETIFRTETLADVEDTIPTVGEVFKITGNDELAAAESRYLPKRGAGYGAVVLAASRGKRLGSLTDDRPKCMVDVRGQPVLRRQLAMLNGAGIRDVTIVRGYRKEAIDLVSVATVDNDRYEVTGELYSLNCARKALNQPTLVSYGDILFRDYMLDALLKAEGDIVIVADALWRDREQSEAGLVRDLVVGDRAFSTDYLDDAPVSLVEAGRDASTESATGEWVGLLKLSEAGARAVAAELEAMESDGSLEKGDVPVLLNRLVAAGHNVRVQYITGQWLDIDDALDLARARNIV
- the pssA gene encoding CDP-diacylglycerol--serine O-phosphatidyltransferase, with protein sequence MLRSRNHHAQRRRLRGLSVGKLIPNIITVSAACCGLTGIRFAIEGRWDYAVTAIIVAAILDALDGRMARILRASSEFGAELDSLSDIVSFGVSPAIILYFWTLQDAGGVGWAIILFYIVCCALRLARFNSMHDKMPPYAFNYFTGVPAPAGALMSLLPLVIALGFNADWTMHPLVTGTWVAIMAALMVSRMPSYSFKRIKVPQRYVLPFLVAVGLTLAGLAAFPWIVLTGVAVVYLGTFPYSVRSYTRLKREAEILHATVPENPGDDGEFQVEDDQKDSDDSGTNIRPL
- a CDS encoding LysM peptidoglycan-binding domain-containing protein, whose protein sequence is MPVFDVVRVNPEGDALIAGRAPVGAEVGIYDGDKRTGTAIADSRGEWVYLPGEPLPPGQREIGLSLIGKDGTESRSESVVVLMVPDRNLAKAPVSASMPQDGTEKKSEGVLAVLVAREGNAPSRILQKPSEAQGLGDKALSIDVIDYDDKGNVSIGGKATPGTSVQVYVNNNPAAQAVLVSPDGNWQVKPEGNIGVGVHTLRVDGLSDNKVVARVEMPFSRAEPHTTADAANGIVVVQPGNSLWRIARRTLGAGVRYTEIYDANRSKIVDPDLIYPGQLFSLPDPN
- a CDS encoding CoA transferase; amino-acid sequence: MLPLSGVRVLAVEQYGAGPWGTQYMADLGAEVIKIENPKDGGDMSRSVGPFFIDDGESSSGSLFFQSINRNKRSLTLDLGSPEGQAVLHDFVPTADVVACNLRGDVPEKLGLTYETLGRINPRIVCAFLTAYGREGPRQKWPGYDYLMQAEAGYFSLTGEPEGNPTRMGLSIVDLMTGLGMAYTAVSAVLAARMTGVGRNVDVNLFDLAMTNLSYPGTWYLNTGHNQGREPRSGHPALTPCAQYRTRDGWVFLMCNKEKFWPALCNAIGRPEWASDPRYLTFKDRLARRPEIQDMLDEQLSTKTTAEWLEIFAGTVPAAPILDVAQALDNPYVTGNGKIQTLQHQNGSAFRMLDAPFHTGEPTPNRPGPELGQDTDDLLEELGYDAARIAKLKDAKIV
- a CDS encoding CoA transferase gives rise to the protein MALSHLKVLDLTSNLSGPYCAMILADQGADVIKIERPEVGDDMRLTPPFIGGESAPFMLANRNKRSVIIDLKTAAGLADFKRLAEDADVLIENFKPGTAERIGIGYETMHALNPRLIYCSISGFGQTGPYAKRGGFDLISQAMTGLAAICGDEDGPPHRLPIPITDLCGGMNGAIGVLTALVAREKTGAGQQVDISLFEAGISLGFYEAASYFATGQAPEKLGQRHRGSAPYQIFPTADGHIAIGAAAQRFWSLTCEVLGCAELIDDPRFVTKADRVANNKALVAILEDRLVTKTTMEWFRLLDARGIPAGPVMNHAELFADPQTEARDMIVTVDHPAAGATRILGTPIKLSKTPGGIKRPAPRHGEHTDEILGNAPSTVAAE
- a CDS encoding phosphatidylserine decarboxylase is translated as MYEVLKPVLVPIHREGWPFIAIFAAIALVLGWIWAPLFVPGILLTVWCVYFFRDPDRMTPVRPGLVVSAADGLVQMIERVSPPEELDMGETPLTRVSVFMNVFNVHVNRIPIDGVIDKLSYRPGKFLNASLDKASVDNERQAVRMVTLDGQTIAFVQIAGLVARRILCNLSIDQQVRTGERFGMIRFGSRLDVYLPEGVAPLVCVGQTCVAGETVLADLAAGETRREGEMR
- a CDS encoding alpha/beta fold hydrolase translates to MPAALYELIDDTGPGSPWLVMVHGISQNRRAFSAQLPEFRKTHRLLLIDLPGHGLSSAVPGPFGVEAYAASIAGAMDEAGILHAAFWGTHLGAAAGLLLACRESERFTALILEGPVFPGRPMPGVAQILARVADTARQEGMPAARKLWWNESGWFAVMRDRPVECRAAEQRAIIDEFEGAPWLDTGLIGPITPPDDDLRQFRKPVLIMNGEYDLPDFLQSADEISALLSDCRRVTVAEGGGFPFWEFPDAVNAEVRAFLATL